The following proteins are co-located in the Desulfovibrio intestinalis genome:
- a CDS encoding amino acid ABC transporter permease, translated as MQANWNWGIFFEQAPFGNVTYLNWLIDGFLTTAALFICAWIVAFIIGSFFGILRTLPNKFLRGVGATYVAIFRNIPLIVQFFIWYLAAPDLLPRDLSVWFKAELNPNAQFFILSTCALGLFTGARVCEQVRSGILALSRGQRYAALALGLTLPQTYFHVLLPNAYRIIVPPLTSEMLNMVKNTAVASTIGLVELTSQANRLLEFSGFAYESFIAVTMAYVFLNFVVMRIMKVLEKKMRLPSTGIGGKNV; from the coding sequence ATGCAGGCTAACTGGAACTGGGGCATTTTTTTTGAACAAGCGCCGTTCGGAAACGTCACCTACCTCAACTGGTTGATTGACGGTTTTCTCACTACAGCGGCTCTTTTTATCTGTGCCTGGATTGTAGCCTTCATAATAGGCTCGTTTTTTGGAATACTACGCACCTTGCCCAACAAGTTTCTTCGAGGCGTTGGTGCTACTTATGTTGCTATTTTTCGTAATATCCCCCTGATCGTCCAGTTTTTTATCTGGTATCTGGCTGCCCCCGACCTGCTGCCGCGCGATCTTAGCGTGTGGTTCAAGGCTGAACTGAATCCCAACGCGCAATTTTTCATACTTTCTACCTGTGCCTTGGGTCTGTTCACGGGCGCGCGAGTCTGTGAGCAGGTACGTTCAGGCATTTTGGCCCTTTCGCGCGGGCAACGCTATGCAGCTCTTGCTCTGGGCCTCACACTGCCCCAGACGTATTTTCATGTACTGCTTCCCAATGCCTATCGCATTATCGTTCCCCCACTGACCTCAGAAATGCTCAACATGGTCAAGAATACGGCAGTGGCCTCCACAATCGGACTTGTGGAGCTGACCTCGCAGGCAAACCGCCTGTTGGAATTCTCGGGCTTTGCCTACGAATCCTTTATTGCCGTTACCATGGCCTACGTGTTTCTGAACTTTGTCGTCATGCGCATTATGAAAGTGCTTGAAAAGAAAATGCGGCTTCCCTCCACAGGCATTGGAGGCAAAAATGTTTGA
- the gltK gene encoding glutamate/aspartate ABC transporter permease GltK, whose product MFDFDWSIIEQSLPLLSQGIMVTLKITLTSIVLGMVIGTLLAVARISIYAPLRWLSAAYVNCFRSVPLVMVLLWFYLIVPQFLTKFLNLSPLTDIRLVSAMVAFTAFEAAYYAEIIRAGMNSVSKGQNYAALALGMTKSQTLIYVILPQAFRVMTPLLLTQGVILFQDTALVYIIGLADFFRTATNIGKTTGYEIEMVLFAGAGYFVVCFCVSLAVTVVKKRLKL is encoded by the coding sequence ATGTTTGATTTCGACTGGAGTATAATTGAGCAAAGCCTGCCCCTGCTGAGTCAGGGCATTATGGTAACGCTCAAGATAACGCTCACTTCCATTGTGTTGGGCATGGTGATCGGTACCCTTCTGGCCGTGGCGCGCATATCCATATATGCACCTTTGCGCTGGCTTTCGGCTGCTTACGTTAACTGCTTCCGCTCTGTTCCTTTGGTGATGGTGCTGCTGTGGTTCTACCTTATCGTGCCGCAATTTTTGACAAAATTTCTCAATCTTTCTCCCCTGACAGACATTCGTCTTGTTTCTGCAATGGTGGCCTTTACCGCATTTGAAGCCGCCTATTACGCCGAAATCATTCGCGCGGGCATGAACAGCGTATCCAAGGGACAAAATTATGCTGCGCTTGCCCTTGGCATGACAAAATCGCAGACACTTATTTATGTTATCCTGCCGCAGGCTTTTCGCGTTATGACGCCCCTGCTGCTGACACAGGGCGTGATTCTGTTTCAGGATACGGCCCTTGTGTATATCATAGGCCTTGCGGATTTCTTCCGCACAGCCACCAACATTGGCAAGACCACCGGCTATGAAATAGAAATGGTGCTCTTTGCGGGCGCCGGCTACTTTGTGGTCTGCTTCTGCGTTTCTCTGGCCGTAACCGTGGTAAAAAAGAGACTTAAGCTATGA
- a CDS encoding amino acid ABC transporter ATP-binding protein: MIVLNNVSKWYGDFNVLRDCTTSIHKGEVVVVCGPSGSGKSTLIKTVNGLEPIQSGQIFVNGTEVTSKRTNLATLRSRVGMVFQHFELFPHLNIIHNLILAQEKVLKRNHEEAREKALALLSRVGLDQHTEKYPSQLSGGQQQRVAIARALCMDPVAMLFDEPTSALDPEMINEVLDVMVELAYEGMTMMVVTHEMGFARKVAHRVLFMEEGLILEDTPKEQFFDSPQTQRAKDFLASIISH, encoded by the coding sequence ATGATTGTTCTGAACAACGTATCCAAGTGGTACGGTGACTTTAACGTACTGCGCGACTGCACCACCAGCATACATAAAGGCGAAGTTGTGGTTGTTTGCGGCCCTTCCGGGTCGGGCAAATCAACGCTTATCAAGACCGTCAACGGTCTTGAACCAATACAGAGCGGTCAGATATTCGTTAACGGCACTGAAGTGACCAGCAAGCGCACCAACCTTGCAACCCTTCGCAGCCGCGTCGGCATGGTTTTTCAGCATTTTGAACTTTTCCCGCACCTGAACATTATTCACAACCTGATTCTGGCGCAGGAAAAAGTACTCAAAAGAAATCATGAAGAAGCCAGAGAAAAGGCCCTTGCCCTGTTAAGCCGGGTAGGCCTTGACCAGCATACGGAAAAATATCCTTCGCAGCTTTCTGGTGGTCAGCAGCAGCGTGTGGCCATTGCCCGCGCACTGTGCATGGACCCCGTGGCAATGCTTTTTGACGAACCCACTTCTGCCCTTGATCCTGAAATGATCAACGAAGTGCTGGATGTTATGGTCGAGCTTGCTTACGAAGGCATGACGATGATGGTGGTCACTCACGAAATGGGCTTTGCCCGCAAGGTGGCTCATCGTGTGCTGTTTATGGAAGAAGGCCTTATTCTTGAAGACACGCCCAAGGAACAGTTCTTTGACAGTCCGCAGACGCAGCGTGCCAAGGATTTTCTTGCCAGCATCATCTCGCATTAG
- a CDS encoding 2-hydroxyacid dehydrogenase: MTKPRVYVTRSVLPEALDLLRSRCQVDVGPSEGLSEAALVEAVRGADAVVATLLHLSPAVMEALAPTCKIISSYGVGYDHIPVEEATRLGIWVTHNPDSVTTDTADLAWALILGVARKLHDCDLTVRNDETPWGVTIHMGLRVSGKTLGIVGSGRIALAVAKRAQGFGMRLSYTGRRRNEAFEAATGAQYMSKEELLASSDFVSLHIPLTEDTRHYISTAEFALMRPHAILINTARGPVVDEEALVVALKEGRIAGAGLDVFEHEPHAHPALRTMNNVLMTPHRGVATIDSHVDMGESSAQKIFDALDGRLPQNCLNPQARKPGAV; encoded by the coding sequence ATGACCAAGCCCCGTGTATATGTAACCCGTAGTGTGTTGCCTGAAGCTCTGGATCTTTTGCGTTCGCGTTGCCAGGTTGATGTGGGACCGTCTGAAGGCCTGTCTGAAGCTGCTCTGGTTGAGGCTGTACGCGGCGCGGATGCCGTTGTGGCAACTCTGCTGCATTTGAGCCCCGCTGTTATGGAAGCGCTTGCTCCCACCTGCAAAATTATTTCCAGCTATGGCGTCGGCTACGATCATATTCCTGTTGAAGAAGCAACCCGCCTCGGCATCTGGGTGACGCACAATCCAGACTCTGTCACAACGGATACTGCGGATCTTGCCTGGGCGCTCATACTTGGCGTGGCCCGCAAGCTGCACGATTGTGACCTGACTGTGCGCAATGATGAGACCCCGTGGGGCGTCACAATACATATGGGCCTGCGTGTGAGCGGTAAGACACTGGGCATCGTAGGCAGTGGGCGCATTGCCCTTGCGGTGGCCAAGCGTGCGCAGGGCTTCGGCATGCGCCTCAGCTATACCGGGCGTCGCAGAAACGAAGCTTTTGAAGCCGCCACGGGCGCACAGTACATGAGTAAGGAAGAACTGCTGGCTTCATCGGATTTTGTGAGTCTGCATATTCCGTTGACCGAAGATACGCGGCACTACATCAGCACGGCAGAATTCGCACTTATGCGGCCTCACGCCATTTTGATCAACACTGCGCGTGGCCCGGTAGTGGATGAAGAAGCGCTGGTCGTTGCCTTGAAGGAAGGACGCATTGCCGGAGCAGGGCTGGACGTTTTTGAGCACGAACCCCATGCACATCCTGCCTTGCGAACCATGAACAACGTGCTCATGACCCCGCATCGTGGCGTTGCCACCATTGACTCACATGTGGACATGGGCGAATCCTCTGCGCAAAAAATATTTGACGCTCTTGACGGCAGACTGCCTCAGAATTGCCTGAACCCTCAGGCGCGCAAGCCTGGAGCGGTTTAA